Proteins encoded within one genomic window of Columba livia isolate bColLiv1 breed racing homer chromosome 1, bColLiv1.pat.W.v2, whole genome shotgun sequence:
- the FUNDC1 gene encoding FUN14 domain-containing protein 1 has protein sequence MAARRPRTAPEHESDDDSYEVLDLTEYARRHHWWNRVFGRNSGPIVEKYSVATQIVMGGVTGWCAGFLFQKVGKLAATAVGGGFLLLQIASHSGYVQVDWKRVEKDVNKAKKQLKKRANKAAPEINTLIEESTEFIKQNIVVSSGFVGGFLLGLAS, from the exons aacACGAAAGTGACGATGATTCCTATGAAGTGTTGGATTTAACAGAATATGCCCGACGTCACCATTGGTGGAATCGTGTGTTTGGCCGAAATTCAGGACCAATtgtagaaaaatattctgtagcTACCCAGATTGTGATGGGCGGCGTGACTGGCTG GTGTGCGGGATTTTTGTTCCAGAAAGTCGGAAAGCTTGCAGCAACTGCAGTAGGTGGtggctttcttctgcttcaa atTGCTAGTCATAGTGGATATGTACAAGTTGACTGGAAGAGAGTTGAAAAAGAtgtaaacaaagcaaaaaagcagttaaaaaaGCGTGCAAATAAGGCAGCACCTGAAATCAATACTCTAATTGAAGAG tcaACAGAATTTATCAAACAGAACATTGTGGTGTCCAGTGGATTTGTTGGAGGCTTTTTATTAGGCCTAGCATCGTAA